The window CCGTGGTGCGGGACTGCGTTCCTCGCATCCCCACCGTGTCCCAGTCGTCTCGGGTGCGCACCGCATCCGAGCGCGGCACGAAGCCGTAGACCAGCTTGGGTGCGTCGGAGGACGTGGTGTCGAGGCCGTGCACGCCGAGGTGCGTCCACACCGGGGCGAGCGAGGTGAAGATCTTCGTGCCGGTGAACGTGTAACCGCAGTCCGGGAGGGGGACCGCCTCGGTCGCGCTGTCGAAGAGCACGAGGTCGTTGCCCGCTTCGCTGATACCGAAGGCGAACACCTCGCCGGCCGCGGCACCGGTCTGAACGAACGCGAGATCGTCGATTCCGCGCTCGCGCAGCACCTTGGCCACCCCTGTCCAGACAAGGTGCATGTTGACGGCCAGCGCGGTCGCGGGCGCTGCCGTCGCCAGCCGCTGCTGCAGGACGGACGCCTCGGCGAGCGACAACCCCGCTCCACCGCGATCCGCGGGAACGAGGATGCCGAGATAGCCGGCCGCGCGCAGCTCGGCCAGATCCTCCTCCGGGAAGACGTTCTCGCGATCGGTGTCCGCTGCGCGCCCGCGGATGCGTTCGATCAGCTCATCGGGCAGGTAGGCGTTCGGATCGAAGGTCATGCCAGTGCCTCCCGCAGCGCCGCCACGGTCGCTTCCGGGCGATCGCGATGCGGCGAGTGCCCGGCTCCGGCCACGATCGAGCGTGTGATGCGGGCATTGCCGGCGAGGACCTCGTCCGCACGCGGTCCCGTGAACAGGCTGTAGACGGCGGGGTCGGACGCGATCACGTGGGTGGGCACCGCGAGGCGCGCGGCCGCATCCGTCACATCCCAATCGGGATTCTGCTCCAGCGTCTGCTCCACTGCCCAGGGGCTCGCGAGCTGAGCCGCCTGCGCCTTCAGCTCGACGTCCTGCGGGTGCCAGTGGGGATGCGCGGCACGCACCTCTTCGATGGTGGGTGAGTCGAACGCATCCTGCTGACTGCGTTCGACGACCGCACGGTCGGCCGGCAGGAGGTACAGCGCGGGATCGATGAGGACGAGCCGATTCGTCCA is drawn from Microbacterium binotii and contains these coding sequences:
- a CDS encoding acyl-CoA dehydrogenase family protein; the protein is MTFDPNAYLPDELIERIRGRAADTDRENVFPEEDLAELRAAGYLGILVPADRGGAGLSLAEASVLQQRLATAAPATALAVNMHLVWTGVAKVLRERGIDDLAFVQTGAAAGEVFAFGISEAGNDLVLFDSATEAVPLPDCGYTFTGTKIFTSLAPVWTHLGVHGLDTTSSDAPKLVYGFVPRSDAVRTRDDWDTVGMRGTQSRTTELHGAVAPADRIVRRVAPGPQPDPIVFGIFSVFEILLASVYTGIGRRALDVAVETAARRRSRKTGLSYSQDPDIRWRVAEMALTYDALVPQIAALAHDVDAGVDHGARWFSLLSGLKHRAAAGAKRIVDEAILVAGGSSYFSSSELGRLYRDVLAGQFHPSDPESAHATVAAAWLGPLQQGASE
- a CDS encoding alpha/beta fold hydrolase, with the translated sequence MPASVALPTLAWGSPASAHHALLVHGLGSSGALMWRFGTALAEAGWHAVAVDLRGHGLAPRTLDYTIAAYAADVSQTVPGSGNAWDLVIGHSLGGASAALASAEHPEWTNRLVLIDPALYLLPADRAVVERSQQDAFDSPTIEEVRAAHPHWHPQDVELKAQAAQLASPWAVEQTLEQNPDWDVTDAAARLAVPTHVIASDPAVYSLFTGPRADEVLAGNARITRSIVAGAGHSPHRDRPEATVAALREALA